Proteins from a genomic interval of Leifsonia shinshuensis:
- a CDS encoding DNA-3-methyladenine glycosylase, which produces MTLYRPGRDVFLTSALEVAPKLLGAVLRHETAEGAVAVRITEVEAYIGDGVDPGSHSFRGRTKRNAVMYGGPGHLYTYFTYGMHVCANVVCSPEGVSSALLLRAGEVVEGVDLATRRRSGPSGRAIPERDLARGPARLVVATGILLSENGSDLFAPPFDLHLPAVQPPYETGPRTGVSGAGGSLTFPWRFWIPGDPTVSPYKRHPKSH; this is translated from the coding sequence GTGACCCTCTACCGGCCCGGGCGCGACGTGTTCCTGACGTCGGCGCTGGAGGTCGCGCCGAAGCTGCTCGGCGCGGTGCTCCGGCACGAGACGGCGGAGGGCGCGGTCGCCGTGCGCATCACCGAGGTGGAGGCCTACATCGGCGACGGCGTCGACCCCGGCTCGCACTCCTTCCGCGGCCGCACCAAGCGCAACGCCGTGATGTACGGCGGCCCCGGCCACCTGTACACGTACTTCACCTACGGGATGCACGTGTGCGCGAACGTGGTCTGCTCGCCGGAGGGCGTGTCGTCGGCCCTGCTGCTGCGGGCCGGCGAGGTCGTGGAGGGCGTGGACCTGGCGACGCGGCGGCGGTCCGGCCCGTCAGGACGCGCGATCCCGGAGCGGGACCTGGCGCGCGGGCCGGCCCGGCTGGTGGTCGCGACGGGCATCCTGCTCTCGGAGAACGGCTCCGACCTGTTCGCTCCGCCGTTCGACTTGCACCTTCCGGCCGTGCAGCCGCCCTACGAGACCGGCCCGCGCACCGGCGTCTCCGGCGCCGGCGGCAGCCTGACCTTCCCCTGGCGGTTCTGGATCCCCGGCGACCCCACCGTCAGCCCGTACAAGCGGCACCCGAAGTCCCACTGA
- the argH gene encoding argininosuccinate lyase, with the protein MTDANDGVGKTDEGKLWGARFAGGPSPELAALSKSTHFDWALASYDIAGSRAHARALAAAGYLSDVELAGMIGALDVLEADVVSGSFVAAESDEDVHGALERGLIERAGAELGGKLRAGRSRNDQIATLVRLYLRDHAGIIAERLIALIDAIAAQADAHPTAIMPGRTHLQHAQPVLLAHHLLAHCWPLLRDLERLADWDRRANVSPYGSGALAGSTLGLDPLLVARELGFADSSENSIDGTAARDVVAEFAFVAAQIGVDVSRFAEEIILWNTREFGFVTLDDAYSTGSSIMPQKKNPDIAELARGKAGRLIGNLTGLLTTLKGLPLAYNRDLQEDKEPVFDSVQTLEVVLPAFAGMVATLRFHTDRMAELAPQGFSLATDVAEWLVKQHVPFRNAHEITGSLVKSAEDLGVELSDLTDEQLAAVSPLLTPEVRSVLTVEGSVASRTGAGGTAPDRVAEQLAALTERVRALTRTLIATRRDLG; encoded by the coding sequence AGGGCAAGCTCTGGGGCGCACGCTTCGCGGGCGGACCCTCACCCGAGCTGGCCGCGCTGAGCAAGTCCACCCACTTCGACTGGGCGCTCGCCTCCTACGACATCGCCGGCTCCCGCGCGCACGCCCGCGCGCTCGCGGCCGCCGGCTACCTCTCCGACGTGGAGCTCGCCGGGATGATCGGCGCCCTCGACGTTCTGGAGGCCGACGTGGTCTCCGGCTCGTTCGTCGCCGCCGAGAGCGACGAGGACGTCCACGGCGCCCTGGAGCGCGGCCTGATCGAGCGGGCGGGCGCCGAGCTCGGCGGCAAGCTGCGCGCCGGACGGAGCCGCAACGACCAGATCGCGACGCTCGTCCGCCTCTACCTGCGCGACCACGCCGGCATCATCGCGGAGCGCCTGATCGCGCTCATCGACGCCATCGCCGCGCAGGCGGACGCGCATCCGACCGCGATCATGCCCGGCCGCACCCACCTCCAGCACGCGCAGCCCGTGCTGCTGGCCCACCACCTGCTCGCGCACTGCTGGCCGCTGCTGCGCGACCTGGAGCGCCTGGCCGACTGGGACCGCCGCGCCAACGTCTCGCCGTACGGCTCCGGCGCGCTCGCCGGCTCGACCCTGGGCCTGGACCCCCTGCTGGTCGCCAGGGAGCTCGGCTTCGCCGACAGCTCGGAGAACTCGATCGACGGCACCGCGGCGCGCGACGTCGTGGCCGAGTTCGCCTTCGTCGCGGCGCAGATCGGCGTCGACGTGTCGCGCTTCGCGGAGGAGATCATCCTCTGGAACACGCGCGAGTTCGGCTTCGTGACCCTCGACGACGCCTACTCGACGGGCTCGTCGATCATGCCGCAGAAGAAGAACCCCGACATCGCCGAGCTTGCGCGCGGCAAGGCCGGGCGGCTGATCGGCAACCTGACCGGGCTGCTGACGACGCTGAAGGGCCTCCCGCTCGCGTACAACCGCGACCTCCAGGAGGACAAGGAGCCGGTGTTCGACTCGGTGCAGACGCTGGAGGTGGTCCTGCCCGCGTTCGCCGGGATGGTCGCGACGCTCCGCTTCCACACCGACCGGATGGCGGAGCTCGCGCCGCAGGGCTTCTCGCTCGCGACGGACGTCGCGGAGTGGCTGGTCAAGCAGCACGTGCCCTTCCGCAACGCCCACGAGATCACCGGCAGCCTGGTGAAGTCCGCCGAAGACCTCGGCGTGGAGCTGAGCGACCTCACGGACGAGCAGCTCGCCGCCGTCTCGCCGCTGCTCACGCCGGAGGTGCGCTCGGTGCTGACCGTCGAGGGCTCGGTCGCGAGCCGCACGGGCGCCGGCGGGACCGCTCCGGACCGCGTGGCCGAGCAGCTCGCCGCGCTGACCGAGCGCGTCCGCGCGCTGACCCGCACCCTGATCGCGACGCGACGGGACCTGGGCTGA